The following are encoded in a window of Bos indicus isolate NIAB-ARS_2022 breed Sahiwal x Tharparkar chromosome 7, NIAB-ARS_B.indTharparkar_mat_pri_1.0, whole genome shotgun sequence genomic DNA:
- the TRIP10 gene encoding cdc42-interacting protein 4 isoform X1: protein MDWGTELWDQFEVLERHTQWGLDLLDRYVKFVKERTEVEQAYAKQLRSLVKKYMPKRPAKDDPESKFSQQQSFVQILQEVNDFAGQRELVAENLSVRVCLELAKYSQEMKQERKMHFQEGRRAQQQLESGFKQLENSKRKFERDCREAEKAAQTAERLDQDINATKADVEKAKQQAHLRSHMAEESKNEYAAQLQRFNRDQSHFYFSQMPQIFDKLQDMDERRATHLGAGYGLLSETELEVVPIIAKCLEGMKVAADAVNAKNDSQVLIELHKSGFARPGDVEFEDFSQPMNRVPSDSSLGTPSDGRPELRGTSRSRAKRWPFGKKNKPCPPPLSPLGGPLPSALPNGPPSPRSGLDPLAILSEISKSVKPRLASFRSLRGSRGTVVTEDFSHLPPEQQRKRLQQQLEERNRELQKEMDQREALKKMKDVYEKTPQMGDPASLEPRITETLNNIERLKLEVQKYEAWLAEAESRVLSNRGDTLGRHTRPPDPPASAPPDSSSNSNSGSQENKESSEEPPSEEGQDAPIYTEFDEEFEEEPASPIGHCVAIYHFEGSSEGTISMAEGEDLSLMEEDKGDGWTRVRRKQGGEGYVPTSYLRVMLN from the exons ATGGATTGGGGCACCGAACTGTGG GATCAGTTTGAGGTGCTCGAGCGGCACACGCAGTGGGGTCTGGACCTGTTGGACAGATACGTGAAGTTCGTGAAAGAGCGGACGGAGGTGGAGCAGGCTTATGCAAAGCAACTGCG GAGCCTGGTGAAAAAATACATGCCCAAAAGACCTGCCAAAGATGACCCTGAATCCAA gTTCAGCCAGCAACAGTCCTTCGTGCAGATTCTGCAGGAGGTGAATGATTTTGCCGGCCAGCGGGAGCTGGTGGCTGAGAACCTCAGCGTGCGTGTATGTCTGGAGCTGGCCAAGTACTCGCAGGAgatgaaacaggagagaaagatG CACTTCCAAGAAGGTCGTCGGGCCCAGCAGCAGCTGGAAAGTGGCTTCAAGCAGCTGGAGAAT AGTAAACGTAAATTTGAACGGGACTGCAGGGAGGCTGAGAAGGCAGCCCAGACCGCTGAGAGGCTTGACCAGGATATCAACGCCACCAAGGCTGATGTGGAGAAG gccaaacaacaagCCCACCTTCGGAGTCATATggcagaagaaagcaaaaatgagtATGCAGCCCAACTACAGCGCTTCAACCGTGACCAGTCTCACTTCTATTTTTCCCAGATGCCCCAGATATTTGAT AAGCTGCAGGACATGGATGAGCGGCGGGCCACCCACCTGGGGGCTGGTTACGGGCTCCTGTCAGAGACTGAGCTGGAGGTGGTACCCATCATCGCCAAGTGTTTGGAGGGCATGAAGGTGGCGGCAGATGCTGTGAATGCCAAGAAT GATTCCCAGGTCCTAATTGAGCTGCACAAGTCAGGCTTTGCCCGTCCGGGTGATGTGGAATTCGAAGACTTTAGCCAGCCCATGAACCGTGTGCCCTCGGACAGCAGCCTGGGTACCCCCTCCGATGGACGGCCAGAGCTCCGAGGCACGAGCCGCAGCCGGGCTAAGCGCTGGCCATTCGGCAAGAAGAACAAG CCGTgtcccccacctctctcccccCTGGGGGGCCCCCTGCCCTCGGCATTACCTAATGGACCCCCGTCCCCCCGCTCCGGCCTCGACCCCTTGGCCATACTGAGCGAGATCAGTAAGTCGGTCAAACCGCGGCTAGCATCCTTCCGCAGCCTTCGAGGCAGCCGTGGG ACAGTGGTGACTGAGGATTTCAGCCACTTGCCCCCGGAGCAGCAGAGAAAGCGactgcagcagcagctggaagaaCGGAACCGTGAACTACAGAAGGAGATGGACCAGAG GGAGGCCCTGAAGAAAATGAAGGATGTGTATGAAAAGACACCCCAGATGGGAGACCCAGCCAGCTTGGAACCCCGGATCACGGAAACCCTGAACAACATCGAACGGCTGAAACTGGAAGTACAGAAGTATGAG GCTTGGCTGGCAGAAGCTGAGAGCCGGGTCCTAAGCAACCGGGGAGACACCCTGGGCCGGCACACCCGGCCTCCAGACCCCCCAGCCAGCGCGCCGCcagacagcagcagcaacagcaacagtggATCGCAAGAGAACAAGGAGAG CTCTGAAGAGCCCCCCTCTGAGGAGGGTCAGGACGCCCCCATCTACACGGAGTTTGATGAGGAATTTGAGGAGGAGCCTGCCTCCCCCATTGGTCACTGTGTGGCCATCTACCACTTTGAAG GGTCCAGCGAGGGCACCATCTCCATGGCTGAGGGCGAGGACCTCAGTCTCATGGAAGAAGACAAAGGCGACGGGTGGACCCGGGTCAGGCGGAAACAGGGGGGTGAGGGCTACGTGCCCACCTCTTACCTCCGCGTCATGCTCAACTGA
- the TRIP10 gene encoding cdc42-interacting protein 4 isoform X2, whose product MDWGTELWDQFEVLERHTQWGLDLLDRYVKFVKERTEVEQAYAKQLRSLVKKYMPKRPAKDDPESKFSQQQSFVQILQEVNDFAGQRELVAENLSVRVCLELAKYSQEMKQERKMHFQEGRRAQQQLESGFKQLENSKRKFERDCREAEKAAQTAERLDQDINATKADVEKAKQQAHLRSHMAEESKNEYAAQLQRFNRDQSHFYFSQMPQIFDKLQDMDERRATHLGAGYGLLSETELEVVPIIAKCLEGMKVAADAVNAKNDSQVLIELHKSGFARPGDVEFEDFSQPMNRVPSDSSLGTPSDGRPELRGTSRSRAKRWPFGKKNKTVVTEDFSHLPPEQQRKRLQQQLEERNRELQKEMDQREALKKMKDVYEKTPQMGDPASLEPRITETLNNIERLKLEVQKYEAWLAEAESRVLSNRGDTLGRHTRPPDPPASAPPDSSSNSNSGSQENKESSEEPPSEEGQDAPIYTEFDEEFEEEPASPIGHCVAIYHFEGSSEGTISMAEGEDLSLMEEDKGDGWTRVRRKQGGEGYVPTSYLRVMLN is encoded by the exons ATGGATTGGGGCACCGAACTGTGG GATCAGTTTGAGGTGCTCGAGCGGCACACGCAGTGGGGTCTGGACCTGTTGGACAGATACGTGAAGTTCGTGAAAGAGCGGACGGAGGTGGAGCAGGCTTATGCAAAGCAACTGCG GAGCCTGGTGAAAAAATACATGCCCAAAAGACCTGCCAAAGATGACCCTGAATCCAA gTTCAGCCAGCAACAGTCCTTCGTGCAGATTCTGCAGGAGGTGAATGATTTTGCCGGCCAGCGGGAGCTGGTGGCTGAGAACCTCAGCGTGCGTGTATGTCTGGAGCTGGCCAAGTACTCGCAGGAgatgaaacaggagagaaagatG CACTTCCAAGAAGGTCGTCGGGCCCAGCAGCAGCTGGAAAGTGGCTTCAAGCAGCTGGAGAAT AGTAAACGTAAATTTGAACGGGACTGCAGGGAGGCTGAGAAGGCAGCCCAGACCGCTGAGAGGCTTGACCAGGATATCAACGCCACCAAGGCTGATGTGGAGAAG gccaaacaacaagCCCACCTTCGGAGTCATATggcagaagaaagcaaaaatgagtATGCAGCCCAACTACAGCGCTTCAACCGTGACCAGTCTCACTTCTATTTTTCCCAGATGCCCCAGATATTTGAT AAGCTGCAGGACATGGATGAGCGGCGGGCCACCCACCTGGGGGCTGGTTACGGGCTCCTGTCAGAGACTGAGCTGGAGGTGGTACCCATCATCGCCAAGTGTTTGGAGGGCATGAAGGTGGCGGCAGATGCTGTGAATGCCAAGAAT GATTCCCAGGTCCTAATTGAGCTGCACAAGTCAGGCTTTGCCCGTCCGGGTGATGTGGAATTCGAAGACTTTAGCCAGCCCATGAACCGTGTGCCCTCGGACAGCAGCCTGGGTACCCCCTCCGATGGACGGCCAGAGCTCCGAGGCACGAGCCGCAGCCGGGCTAAGCGCTGGCCATTCGGCAAGAAGAACAAG ACAGTGGTGACTGAGGATTTCAGCCACTTGCCCCCGGAGCAGCAGAGAAAGCGactgcagcagcagctggaagaaCGGAACCGTGAACTACAGAAGGAGATGGACCAGAG GGAGGCCCTGAAGAAAATGAAGGATGTGTATGAAAAGACACCCCAGATGGGAGACCCAGCCAGCTTGGAACCCCGGATCACGGAAACCCTGAACAACATCGAACGGCTGAAACTGGAAGTACAGAAGTATGAG GCTTGGCTGGCAGAAGCTGAGAGCCGGGTCCTAAGCAACCGGGGAGACACCCTGGGCCGGCACACCCGGCCTCCAGACCCCCCAGCCAGCGCGCCGCcagacagcagcagcaacagcaacagtggATCGCAAGAGAACAAGGAGAG CTCTGAAGAGCCCCCCTCTGAGGAGGGTCAGGACGCCCCCATCTACACGGAGTTTGATGAGGAATTTGAGGAGGAGCCTGCCTCCCCCATTGGTCACTGTGTGGCCATCTACCACTTTGAAG GGTCCAGCGAGGGCACCATCTCCATGGCTGAGGGCGAGGACCTCAGTCTCATGGAAGAAGACAAAGGCGACGGGTGGACCCGGGTCAGGCGGAAACAGGGGGGTGAGGGCTACGTGCCCACCTCTTACCTCCGCGTCATGCTCAACTGA